The window GGCAGAGACCGCCCGAACATGGTCGTCGCATCGGAGGTGGTCGCGCGCAGCACGGCCGGCGACACGGTGAGCGCACCCGTGGCGTACACGAATCGGTAGTTCGGCGCGGTGGCCGCCGAGCACTGGGTGAGATAGGTGCCGATGTCATCGCCGGCGGCGTAGTCGTTCGTGGTGCAGGTGGGCGGCGTGGTCAGGTCGCCGGCACCCTCACCGACGGCGAAGCCGACGTATCGCGGGTGCACCTCGGGGGCATCGGCGCCGTACGCCGCGTCGGTGTCGGATGCCGTGACCACCAGGGATCGCGGGAGGATGCGCAGATCACCACCGGTGTAGGAGAACGCATGGTTCCCGGAGGCGTCTGCGGCCGGGCCTGTGCAGCTTGCGCCGTCGACCGTGTAGTGGCCGACGGGGAGGTGCGCGTCGATGGGCGCACCGCCGATGACCGCGGTGCACGCGATATCACCGGGAACAGTCACGCCGTCGCCGAGCGCGCCAGGTGTCACCGCTATCTCGTCGCCGTAGTCGGCGGCACCGCCGACGGTGACCTCGACGCGCTGCGGTTCGACGGTGATGGTGCCTGGCACAAAGCTCAGGACGTAGTTGACGGCCGAGCCGTTCGCGCACGTGATCGGGTAGGCGCCCACCGGTGAGCCCGGCTGGTAGCTCGTCGTGCAGGTGGGCTCGACGAGCGCCCCGCTGGCGACCAGCTGCGCCGCATCCTCATCGAGCACCAGGCCCTCATACGTCGCGGTCAGGGCGGGTACGGCATCCCCGAATTCGATCGTCGGGGCGGGCGCGTGCACGGCCAGTGGGGCGGGATCGACCGTGACGGTGCCGAATGTGGAGCGCACGGTGTAGTTCTCGGCCACCGCGTCGTCGAGGCACCCGGCGTCGTACTGGCCGACACCATCGCCGACGTGGTAGGTCGTGAGGCAGGTGAGAGGCGTGGAGAACACCGACGCGTCGTCGCCGTAGGCGAAGCCGGTGTAGCTCGGCGTGATGGCCGGGACCGGCGCTCCATACCGGATCGTCTTCTCGCCCAGCGTTGCGGTGAGCTGTTTCTTGGAGACCGTGAGCGTGCCGCCGGTGTAGTCGAAGGCGTGATTGCCCGAAGAGTCTGTCATCGGCCCCGCGCACAGCGAGCCATTGAGGGTGTACTCGCCGACCGGCAGGCGCCCCGACACATCCTGGCTGTCGCTGGTCTGCGGGCAGTTCACGACCGCGTCGGCCGGGAACAGCGACGAGCCCGAGACGGTGAACTGGGCCGTCTCGCCATACACCTTCGACCCGGTGACGGTCACCGGAATGACCTCGGCTGCCACCACGAACTCGGCCGTCGGGTAGACGAGTGTGTAGTCGTTGGCCGCGCCGCCCGAGCACGACGCGGTGTAGGTACCGACCATGTCGCCGGGTCCGTAGTCGTCAGCGGCGCAGGTGGGCGTCGTGGTGAACACGTTGGCGTCATCGTCGCCGACGAACCCGTCGTACGACACCCCGACCTCGGCCGGCTCGCCGAAGGTGATGTCATGAACGATGGGGGCCACGACGAGGCGAACCGAGGTGACGCCCATGGTGCCGCCGGCCAGCGTGACGGTGTAGTCACCGCTCGTGTCGGTGGTCGGACCGGTGCACGAAGCCGCGTCGATCGGATAACTGTACGGCTGGGACCGTTGCACGTGCAGGTCAGACAGCTTCGTTCCATCGGTCGTCTTCGTGCAGGTGACCTGCGTGCCATCCAGCGACACACCAGACGGTGATGAGGATGCCACGTAGAAGCTCGGTTGGTCGCCGTAGCGCATGGTGCCAGAGATCGTGACGATGGCCGACGCGGGCGTGACAGTCACCGTGCCGGCAGTGAAGACGAGCGTGTAGTTCGCGGCGGAACCGTCTTTGCACGACGAGGTGTATGTTCCCACGTCGTCTCCCGGCGCGTACGGGGTCGAGCAGCTGGGGTCATACAGATCGCCGGCGTCGCGCAAGGCCGCGATGGTCTGGCCGTTCTTCAGATCGCCGGTGTCGTACGTCGGGGTGATCGCCGGGGTGCGATCGGAGTAATGCACGGCCGCGTCAGACGCAGTGACATGCAAAGGCGCCCGGCGAACCGTCAAGTGGGCGTTCTTTGCTCCGGTGAGGATGGTGAACTGATAGTGGTCGGCGCCCGGACCGGTCGCGCTCCCCGACAGCTCACAGCTGTCGAGGTCGATCGGGTAGTCGGCGACGATCAGGGTTGCATCATCGGTCCATCCGTCGAGATCGCAGGTGACCGCCAACGTCGAGATGTCGATGTCGTCGGGAAGGCCCGCAACCCCGGTCAGGGTGTAGGTGCCCTTCGCGTCGCCGTAGGTCTTCTCGCCGTGCACCGATCCGCGCAGGGTCACGATCTGGGTGGGGCGTTGCACGGCGCCGATGTCGCAGGCGGCGGGCTTGTCCTGACCTGCCTGATCCAGGCCGGGGTCATCCCCGTCGGTGCACACGCTGCCGTTGCCGCGCGCCACACCGGCAGGCAGATAGCCGGATGACTCGTACCCGCCGGGAAGCGCATAGGTGGTCAGCAGCGTCTCGTAGCCGTCGACGTTCAGCGCGCCCGCGTTCACTGCATGATCGGTGCCTGTCGCCGAGACGCATGCGTCGCCGTAGGTCGCGTCCTGACCGTAGAAGACGTTGTGGCCCCCCGAGGTCAGCGCCATGTTGCGCACCTCCCACCCGACGTACGTTCCGGTCTCGCCACCGGTCTGGTCGATCATCTGCCGGCAGCCGTTTGCGAGGTGGTCGACGCCGTCGGTGGTGCGCACAGCATTCGGGCCGACGATGCTGCTTGTCACGGTGACCGGGATCGTCGGCTTCCAGACATAGGTCGTCAGATCTTCTTCAAGCCACGCTTTGCTGTGCCACTCGGGCGTGTTCTCTCCTGTCAAAGCGGCATTGGTGTCAGAGGCCCACGCCTGCATGAGCCCGGCGTTCAGCTGCCATTGGTCATCGAACTGTGACTTCGCCAGAGAGAGCTTCGTGGTGTTGCCGGCGATCGTGGACGAGACGATGGTGAGCGCTCCGTCGCCGGCGACAGCGGTGCCGATTCCGCGGTCGAAGTGGATGGCGTCGCACAGCTGGTTCTGCCGGGACTGGTCGTGATAGGCCGCGCAGTCCCAGTCGGACTCGATAGCATTGCCCGCGCCGTTGCCGGGTACCGATGTCGTCTCGGTCACCGTGGAGTCTTCGAGGGCGAAGGTGCCCGATGAGTTACCCAGCAGGTCGTTGTCGGTGTAGCCGTCGAAGAAGATCGCGGCTCCCAGTGCGTTCGAGGCGATGTCGCCGTGTCCGGCACTCCCGCGGTCGGTTCCGTCGACGCCGGGTCCGCCGCCGTTGCCGGTGGGGTCGTCTGCGCCTTCGAATCCCCCGCCGCCGGGGTCGATCTCGGGGTAGCACGTGATCGTCTCGTCGGAGTTGTCAGCGCCGCCCTGTCCGATCTCGCCACGACCGCCGCCCTGGCCGCTGCCACCCCCTGTCGCGATCTGCTTCTCGATCACGGTCCGGCGCACGACGACATCGCCGCCGCGGGCGAAGACCGCCGCGCCGAAGGCATCGCCTCCCGCGGTTCCATTCCCGCCGTCACCCCCATTGCCGCCGTCGCCGCCGTCGATCCCGTCGATACCGGCGCCGTCGTCGTGGCACCAGGGTGCAGCACCGTCGGCGCCATTGCCACCGTGGCCGCCGTCGCCACCGTCGCCACCGTCACCGCCGGTGGCGGCATTGCCGGTGAACATCGAGTCGCTGATGGTCACCGTGCCGCCATCCGAGTACACGGCGCCACCGCGCGCTACGCCGCCGTGGCCGCCATTGCCGCCCGCGCCCCCGAGGTATCCGTCGACGTCGAAGCTGTCGCCGGAGCGCCCGGGACGGCCGTGGCCGCCGTTGCCGCCATCGCCGGCGGCGACACTGTTGTCGGTGAGGACGACGCGCTCCAGGTCAAGGGTGCCGCCCGTCACGGCGATGGCGCCGCCTTGGGCATCGGCGCCGGCGCCACCGGCGTCGGCGGTGCAGTCACCGTCGGTGTAACACGCCAGCGTCGGGTCGGCGGGACCGTCGGCGCCGTCGGCACCCACCACGCGCCCGCCGGTGAGCACGGCGTCTTCGATGGTCAGGTCGCCGCTGGAGGTCACCGAGAAAAGACGGAACGGAGTCTCACCACCACGAGAGACGGTGTGGCCGTCTCCGTCGACGACGAGTGAGTAGGTGATCTTCGCCGTCTCGGTGAGGGTGACGTCGGTGGCCAGGGTGAGTGTGAAGGTCGTGGAACGGTCGCCGAAGACCGCCTGGCTACCGCACAACACCCCCGCGCCCGGGGTTGTGACCGCGCGGGCGGTGGCGATGGCGTTCAGCGCCGCGTTCCATGTGCACGATGCGTCGACGGTGAGAGTGGGCGTCGCTTCTGCCGCGCGCGCGGCAGACGGTGGGGTGAGGGCGAGAGCGCCGGCCAACGCCGTTGCGAACACGGCGACGATCCCCACGGATCGCAGACCGCGTCCATATGCGGAACGGTCGAAGAAGGGGTGCGCACGCACGAGGGGCTCCTGACGTCGAAGACTGAGCCCCGAACCTAGCGGGCCCGCGATGAGCGTGCCTCAGTAGTCGACCACTGGTTTTTCCGAGCGGACCCGGGTTCCGGTCCCGCCGCATCGAGGCATAGCCTGACCTCATGCATGCGGGAATACACTTCTGGAACTACACGATGCCCGGTGCGCCGGCGACGATTCCGACCGGCCTCGCCGACACCGCGCGCACCACCGAGGACGGCGGTGTCGACCAGTTCACCGTCATGGACCACTGGTTCCAGATGGAGGCGGCAGGCGACCCGGCCGAGCCGATGCTCGAGGCGTTCACCACTCTCGGTTACGTGGCGGCGCAGACACACCGGATGCGGCTGGCCCCCCTTGTGACGGGCGTGACGTATCGGCATCCCGGTCTTCTCGCCAAGATCGTCACGACGCTCGATGTGCTCAGCTCAGGCCGTGCTGCTCTGGGCATCGGAGCGGCCTGGTATGAGCGCGAACACCGCGCCCTCGGCGTGCCCTACCCGGCCCTGGCCGAGCGCTTCGAGCGGCTCGAAGAGGCCGTGCAGATAGCGCTGCAGATGTTCGGTGACGAGACCGGCCCGTTCGAGGGCGCCCACTACACGCTGGCCGAGACCCTCAACAGCCCGCCGGTGGTCAGTACCCCGCATCCGCCCGTCATGATCGGGGGCAAGGGCGAGCGCAAGACCCTGCGCATCGCCGCGCAGTATGCGCAGATCGTCAATCTCACCACGGCCGATCCCGATGAGGTCGCGCACCTGCTCCACGTGCTGCGCGGCCACTGCGACGCCGTCGGCACCGACTACGACGCGATCGAGAAGCAGGTGATGGGCAGCCGCCTCGACCCGGGCAGCGCTGAATTCTGGCCGACGATGCAGCGCTTCGCCGAGCTGGGCATCGACCTGGTCGTGTTCGGCGTGCGCCGTGATCGGCAGCTTGAGACCGTCGAAGCACTGGTGCGCGATGTCGTGCCGCGGCTCGCGCAGCTGTGACTCAGTGCTCGATGGCTCAGTCTTCGATGACCCGGGCGGCGATGTCGGTGCGGTATTGCCCGCCCTCGAGCCCGATCTTCGCGAGGGCTTCGTAGGCGCGCTCGGTCGACTCGGCGAACGTCGTGCCCAGGGCGACGACATTGAGCACCCGTCCCCCGGTGGCCACCAGGCCTTCATCGGTGCGTCCGGTCGCCGCATGGGCGATGTGCACGCCCTCGACCGTGGATGCGGCATCCAGCCCGGTCAGCACCCGTCCGGTGATCGGCTTTTCCGGGTAGCCCTGGCTGGCCAGCACCACCGTGACCGCGGTCGCCTCGGCAAAGGCGGGCTTCGGGAAGTCTTCGAGATGACCGGATGCCGCTGCCAGCAGCAGTTCGGAGAGCGGGTCGACCAGCCGCGGCAGCACCACCTGCGTCTCGGGGTCGCCGAAGCGTGCGTTGAACTCGATGACCTTCACGCCCTGCTCGGTCAGGATGAGCCCCGCATACAGCAGCCCGATGAACGGGGTGCCCTCGGCATCGAGCTGATGGATGACCGGCTCGGCGATCTCGCGCGTGACGGCATCGACGAAGGCATCTTCGCCGCCGAAGTGCTCAAGCAGCCAGGGCAGCGGTGAGTACGCACCCATGCCGCCGGTGTTCGGTCCTTCGTCGCCGTCGCGCAGGCGCTTGTAGTCTTGCGCCGGGCTCAGCGGCAGCACGTGGTCACCGTCGCACAAGAAGAAGAGCGACACCTCGGGGCCGGCAAGATGCTCTTCGACGAGGACGGGCGCGTCGGCGAGATACTGCCCGGCGTGGGCGAGAGCCGCTGCGCGGTCGTCGGTGACGATGACCCCTTTGCCGGCGGCCAGGCCGTCGGCCTTCACGACGAACGGCGCGCCGAACTCGTCGAGCGCGGCGGCGACCTCGTCGAGGGTGCGTGCGTTGACGGCGCGGCCGGTGGGGACACCCGCGGCATCCATCACACGCTTCGCGAACGACTTCGAGCCCTCCAGCTGTGCGGCCGCCTTGCCGGGGCCGAAGACCGGGATGCCGCGCTCGCGCAGTGCATCGGCGACGCCGGCCACCAGGGGCGCCTCGGGGCCGATCACGACGAGGTCGATGTTCTCGTCGTTCGCATAGTTCGTGACGGCGGCGGGATCATTCGCGTCGAGCGCGACCACGACCGCGTCGTGTGCGATGCCGGCGTTGCCGGGGGCGGCGAAGATCTCGTGCGGCGTGTTCTCTTCACGCAGCGCGAGGATGATGGCGTGCTCGCGGGCGCCCGCGCCGAGGACCAGGATTCTCACGCTGCCAGCCTATCTGCGGCCTCCCGTCGACGGCACCGCCGGGGTAGCGTGGGCCGCATGGCGCGCAAGATCTCCATGGAGGAAGGCAGAGCCGCCCTGGCCGGCGTCGACAGCGGCGACCCGGGGCGCAACGACCTGGCCACCGCGGTTCGCTATCTGCTGCAGCTGCTGGGCGAGAAGGCGCCCGGGCACACCGTCGAGGTGCGGGTGCCGCCGTTCGGTGCCGTGCAGATCATCGAGGGGCCGCGGCACACCCGGGGCACGCCGCCGAACGTGGTCGAGACCGACCCGATGACCTGGATCTCGCTCGCTCTCGGCCAGCAGCAGTGGCAAGATGCCGAAGCCTCTGGTCGGATTCTCGCCTCGGGCACTCGCGCCGACATCTCCGACCTGCTGCCGCTGCGACCCTGAGCTACTCAGCCCGCTGTGCGCTGGGCCGTGATCACTATGTTGTCGTGCGAGGGGCCGCCGCCCGGGCGCTGCAGGCAGGTGATGACCACGAGGCGGCCAGGCTGATCGGCCCAGATGTCGTCGTCGTCGGCGATGGCGGTCTTGATGATGTCGCTCGCCCCGGTCACGGTGTAGGCGACGCCTGAGACGTCGACCTCGTCGCCCGGGTGCACGGCGGCTGTTCCGCTGTCGACGTCGATGAGATAGTTGCCGGGGCCCACCGCGCCGTCGCGCAGCGAGTGCATCACCACGAAGACGGTGCCTTCCGGGGCGTTCTGCGGTGTGACGCCGAGGTTGCGTACCAGATAGGCCGAGGTGAAACCGGGCGGGGTGATCTCGTCGCCGACCGCCGTCAGTGCGCCCAGGGGCACGTCGAGCCCGACCGAGGGAACGGCGAAGCGTGTGTTCGTGTCGTCAACGGGATCCATGTCGGTCAGCTGCGGGCCGGCAGGCGTTGCGGCGGCATCCAGAGCGACGGCGTTGCCGTTCATGTCGCGCAGACCGCCGTGTGGCCACAGCAGTGCGGTGGCTCCTCCGGCGATCAACAGCACCGCGACGATCACCGCGATCATGCCGGCCCAGCACCGACGTGCCGGGGGGAGGGATGCCTCGGCTGTCGCGGGGTGCTGGTTCTTTGTCGCCATGGGGTGAGGGCCTCGGGGTTACGGACCCGCTTTGCTTTTCAATTTAGGTAAGGCTAGCCTTAGGGGCTGTTGGGATCAGCTCTTATTCAGGTAAGGCTAACCTCATTCCCAGCTCCCCGCGAATCGGCCGAGTCCGACGGCGACGATTCCCTCAGAAGGAGATCTCCGATGCGACATCACCACCCGAACCGGTGGCGCCGAGCTG is drawn from Microbacterium protaetiae and contains these coding sequences:
- a CDS encoding MBG domain-containing protein, whose amino-acid sequence is MRAHPFFDRSAYGRGLRSVGIVAVFATALAGALALTPPSAARAAEATPTLTVDASCTWNAALNAIATARAVTTPGAGVLCGSQAVFGDRSTTFTLTLATDVTLTETAKITYSLVVDGDGHTVSRGGETPFRLFSVTSSGDLTIEDAVLTGGRVVGADGADGPADPTLACYTDGDCTADAGGAGADAQGGAIAVTGGTLDLERVVLTDNSVAAGDGGNGGHGRPGRSGDSFDVDGYLGGAGGNGGHGGVARGGAVYSDGGTVTISDSMFTGNAATGGDGGDGGDGGHGGNGADGAAPWCHDDGAGIDGIDGGDGGNGGDGGNGTAGGDAFGAAVFARGGDVVVRRTVIEKQIATGGGSGQGGGRGEIGQGGADNSDETITCYPEIDPGGGGFEGADDPTGNGGGPGVDGTDRGSAGHGDIASNALGAAIFFDGYTDNDLLGNSSGTFALEDSTVTETTSVPGNGAGNAIESDWDCAAYHDQSRQNQLCDAIHFDRGIGTAVAGDGALTIVSSTIAGNTTKLSLAKSQFDDQWQLNAGLMQAWASDTNAALTGENTPEWHSKAWLEEDLTTYVWKPTIPVTVTSSIVGPNAVRTTDGVDHLANGCRQMIDQTGGETGTYVGWEVRNMALTSGGHNVFYGQDATYGDACVSATGTDHAVNAGALNVDGYETLLTTYALPGGYESSGYLPAGVARGNGSVCTDGDDPGLDQAGQDKPAACDIGAVQRPTQIVTLRGSVHGEKTYGDAKGTYTLTGVAGLPDDIDISTLAVTCDLDGWTDDATLIVADYPIDLDSCELSGSATGPGADHYQFTILTGAKNAHLTVRRAPLHVTASDAAVHYSDRTPAITPTYDTGDLKNGQTIAALRDAGDLYDPSCSTPYAPGDDVGTYTSSCKDGSAANYTLVFTAGTVTVTPASAIVTISGTMRYGDQPSFYVASSSPSGVSLDGTQVTCTKTTDGTKLSDLHVQRSQPYSYPIDAASCTGPTTDTSGDYTVTLAGGTMGVTSVRLVVAPIVHDITFGEPAEVGVSYDGFVGDDDANVFTTTPTCAADDYGPGDMVGTYTASCSGGAANDYTLVYPTAEFVVAAEVIPVTVTGSKVYGETAQFTVSGSSLFPADAVVNCPQTSDSQDVSGRLPVGEYTLNGSLCAGPMTDSSGNHAFDYTGGTLTVSKKQLTATLGEKTIRYGAPVPAITPSYTGFAYGDDASVFSTPLTCLTTYHVGDGVGQYDAGCLDDAVAENYTVRSTFGTVTVDPAPLAVHAPAPTIEFGDAVPALTATYEGLVLDEDAAQLVASGALVEPTCTTSYQPGSPVGAYPITCANGSAVNYVLSFVPGTITVEPQRVEVTVGGAADYGDEIAVTPGALGDGVTVPGDIACTAVIGGAPIDAHLPVGHYTVDGASCTGPAADASGNHAFSYTGGDLRILPRSLVVTASDTDAAYGADAPEVHPRYVGFAVGEGAGDLTTPPTCTTNDYAAGDDIGTYLTQCSAATAPNYRFVYATGALTVSPAVLRATTSDATTMFGRSLPTLPVEYSGFVAGDDESVLSHAAVCAAWDNGRPVTRFTLPGTYPIVCTAGAANNYTFDYATGTDAAGLTIDWPSHFSLTLSATDVTAGTTLQLSGGVLPTGTRLHIWLESTPVDLGSASLTADGTFATTVTIPAATSAGAHHIVVDATLPNGTVISESAAVAVAVPAAGDDSGVTDDPSAVTDGTTGTSAVTDGTTGTSAVTDGTTGTLPVSDGTTGTLPVTGGTPGLGTGLLVALFALLAGAASLALARLRRRRAAR
- a CDS encoding LLM class F420-dependent oxidoreductase, which gives rise to MHAGIHFWNYTMPGAPATIPTGLADTARTTEDGGVDQFTVMDHWFQMEAAGDPAEPMLEAFTTLGYVAAQTHRMRLAPLVTGVTYRHPGLLAKIVTTLDVLSSGRAALGIGAAWYEREHRALGVPYPALAERFERLEEAVQIALQMFGDETGPFEGAHYTLAETLNSPPVVSTPHPPVMIGGKGERKTLRIAAQYAQIVNLTTADPDEVAHLLHVLRGHCDAVGTDYDAIEKQVMGSRLDPGSAEFWPTMQRFAELGIDLVVFGVRRDRQLETVEALVRDVVPRLAQL
- the purD gene encoding phosphoribosylamine--glycine ligase; this translates as MRILVLGAGAREHAIILALREENTPHEIFAAPGNAGIAHDAVVVALDANDPAAVTNYANDENIDLVVIGPEAPLVAGVADALRERGIPVFGPGKAAAQLEGSKSFAKRVMDAAGVPTGRAVNARTLDEVAAALDEFGAPFVVKADGLAAGKGVIVTDDRAAALAHAGQYLADAPVLVEEHLAGPEVSLFFLCDGDHVLPLSPAQDYKRLRDGDEGPNTGGMGAYSPLPWLLEHFGGEDAFVDAVTREIAEPVIHQLDAEGTPFIGLLYAGLILTEQGVKVIEFNARFGDPETQVVLPRLVDPLSELLLAAASGHLEDFPKPAFAEATAVTVVLASQGYPEKPITGRVLTGLDAASTVEGVHIAHAATGRTDEGLVATGGRVLNVVALGTTFAESTERAYEALAKIGLEGGQYRTDIAARVIED
- a CDS encoding sterol carrier family protein, which codes for MARKISMEEGRAALAGVDSGDPGRNDLATAVRYLLQLLGEKAPGHTVEVRVPPFGAVQIIEGPRHTRGTPPNVVETDPMTWISLALGQQQWQDAEASGRILASGTRADISDLLPLRP
- a CDS encoding class F sortase, giving the protein MATKNQHPATAEASLPPARRCWAGMIAVIVAVLLIAGGATALLWPHGGLRDMNGNAVALDAAATPAGPQLTDMDPVDDTNTRFAVPSVGLDVPLGALTAVGDEITPPGFTSAYLVRNLGVTPQNAPEGTVFVVMHSLRDGAVGPGNYLIDVDSGTAAVHPGDEVDVSGVAYTVTGASDIIKTAIADDDDIWADQPGRLVVITCLQRPGGGPSHDNIVITAQRTAG